From the genome of Halomonas sp. I5-271120, one region includes:
- the pstB gene encoding phosphate ABC transporter ATP-binding protein PstB, with the protein MKVADRGVTMSGHDAGQPVTRNEQANHELSIRVRDLNLWYGDTQALKNISADVFQKNVTALIGPSGCGKSTFLRCLNRMNDLIPSVRLNGLIEMDGRDINEAKMDEVALRRRVGMVFQKPNPFPKSIYENIAYAPRMHDLVSRKADQDELVEKALREAGLWNEVKDKLQQPGTSLSGGQQQRLCIARAIAVQPDVILMDEPTSALDPISTATIEDLIDKLKQDFTIITVTHNMQQAARVADYTAFFHLGEMVEYNDTKTMFANPHTKKAEDYITGRYG; encoded by the coding sequence ATGAAAGTTGCCGACCGTGGAGTCACCATGTCAGGTCACGATGCCGGGCAGCCGGTTACCCGCAATGAACAGGCCAATCACGAACTGAGCATTCGCGTGCGCGATCTCAACCTGTGGTATGGCGACACCCAGGCCCTGAAGAACATCAGCGCCGATGTCTTTCAGAAGAACGTCACCGCCTTGATCGGCCCGTCGGGCTGCGGCAAGTCGACCTTCCTGCGTTGCCTCAATCGCATGAATGACTTGATCCCCAGCGTGCGGCTCAATGGTTTGATCGAGATGGACGGCCGTGACATCAACGAGGCCAAGATGGATGAGGTCGCGCTGCGGCGTCGGGTGGGCATGGTCTTCCAGAAGCCCAACCCCTTCCCCAAGTCGATCTACGAAAACATCGCCTACGCCCCGCGCATGCATGACCTGGTGAGCCGCAAGGCCGATCAGGACGAGCTGGTAGAGAAGGCGCTGCGCGAGGCCGGCCTGTGGAACGAGGTCAAGGACAAGCTGCAACAGCCCGGCACGTCCCTGTCCGGTGGTCAGCAGCAGCGTCTTTGTATCGCCCGCGCGATCGCCGTGCAGCCCGATGTGATCCTGATGGATGAGCCAACCTCGGCGCTGGACCCGATCTCCACGGCGACCATCGAGGACTTGATCGACAAGCTCAAGCAGGACTTCACCATCATCACGGTGACCCACAACATGCAGCAGGCGGCACGTGTGGCGGACTACACGGCCTTCTTCCACCTGGGGGAAATGGTCGAGTACAACGACACCAAGACGATGTTCGCCAACCCGCATACCAAGAAGGCCGAGGACTACATCACCGGCCGTTACGGCTAA
- a CDS encoding acetyl-CoA C-acyltransferase has protein sequence MSTSHEIVILAATRTPMGGMLGSLSSLTAPELGATAIQAALSQAGIDAGAVDEGIFGCVLPAGVKQGPARQAMRQAGVPDGVGATTINKLCGSGMKATMLAHDLIRAGSGELVLAGGMESMSNAPHVLTKARRGYRLGHGELKDHMFLDGLEDAETGQLMGVFAQNIADQRGYSRERMDDFAIASLERAMAAHEAGHLAGELTPVTVSGRGGDSVVDHDEQPFQARLDKIRGLRPAFAKDGTITAANASSISDGASALVLASREAAKTHGARPLARILGHSTHSQHPSEFTIAPVGAIGKLMKRLDWTVDDVDLFEINEAFAVVTLLAMDGLDIPHDKVNIFGGACAQGHPIGSTGSRIIATLINALRVTGGKRGIASLCIGGGEATAVAVELLD, from the coding sequence ATGTCCACTTCCCACGAGATCGTGATCCTGGCCGCCACCCGCACACCGATGGGCGGCATGCTGGGCAGCCTGTCGAGCCTCACCGCCCCTGAGCTCGGCGCTACCGCCATCCAGGCGGCCCTGTCGCAGGCCGGCATCGATGCTGGCGCTGTCGATGAAGGCATCTTCGGCTGCGTGCTGCCGGCCGGCGTCAAGCAGGGGCCGGCGCGCCAGGCGATGCGCCAGGCCGGGGTGCCCGACGGTGTCGGCGCCACCACCATCAACAAGCTGTGCGGCTCCGGCATGAAGGCCACCATGCTGGCACATGACCTGATCCGCGCCGGCAGCGGTGAGCTGGTGCTGGCGGGCGGCATGGAGTCGATGTCCAATGCGCCTCACGTGCTGACCAAGGCCCGTCGCGGCTATCGCCTGGGCCATGGCGAGCTCAAGGATCACATGTTCCTGGACGGCCTCGAAGATGCCGAGACCGGGCAACTGATGGGGGTGTTCGCTCAGAATATCGCCGATCAGCGCGGCTACAGCCGCGAGCGCATGGATGACTTCGCGATCGCCTCTCTGGAGCGCGCCATGGCGGCCCACGAGGCCGGGCACCTGGCCGGTGAACTAACGCCGGTCACGGTCAGCGGTCGCGGCGGCGACAGCGTGGTGGATCACGATGAGCAGCCCTTCCAGGCGCGCCTCGACAAGATTCGCGGCCTGCGTCCGGCCTTTGCCAAGGACGGCACCATCACCGCCGCCAACGCCAGCTCCATCTCCGATGGTGCCTCGGCGCTGGTGCTGGCCAGCCGTGAGGCCGCCAAGACCCACGGCGCCAGGCCGCTTGCCCGAATCCTCGGCCACAGCACTCACTCCCAGCACCCCAGCGAGTTCACCATTGCCCCGGTGGGCGCGATCGGCAAGCTGATGAAGCGCCTCGACTGGACGGTGGATGACGTCGACCTGTTCGAAATCAACGAAGCCTTCGCGGTGGTTACCCTGCTGGCCATGGATGGGCTGGACATCCCCCACGACAAGGTCAACATCTTCGGCGGCGCCTGCGCCCAGGGCCACCCCATCGGCTCCACCGGCTCGCGGATCATCGCCACCCTGATCAATGCGCTGCGCGTCACCGGCGGCAAACGTGGCATCGCCAGCCTGTGCATCGGCGGCGGCGAAGCCACCGCCGTGGCGGTCGAACTGCTCGACTAG
- a CDS encoding TetR/AcrR family transcriptional regulator: MNVVNDSPRRRELIRVAAQLFVQEGFDRTTVRMLAQEMGIKSGSLFHHFRDKQEILCAVIEEGTHNALAIAREALAQCDGGAEARLHAMARAHLETLLTDRNAHVVALYEWRRLDEASRDHLGHLRDAYEQLWQDVIGDALEAGLIRGDKFLVSRFVLGALNWTVRWYDPAGAYSPDALASELIDMLGAPAATPA, encoded by the coding sequence ATGAATGTAGTGAATGACTCGCCGCGGCGCCGGGAACTGATTCGCGTCGCTGCCCAACTGTTCGTTCAGGAAGGCTTCGATCGCACCACCGTGCGCATGCTGGCTCAGGAAATGGGCATCAAATCGGGCAGCCTCTTCCATCATTTCCGCGACAAGCAGGAAATCCTCTGTGCGGTCATCGAAGAGGGCACCCATAACGCCCTGGCCATCGCCCGCGAGGCCCTTGCGCAGTGCGACGGCGGGGCCGAGGCCAGGCTGCATGCCATGGCGCGCGCGCACCTCGAGACCCTGCTCACCGATCGCAATGCCCATGTGGTGGCCCTCTACGAGTGGCGGCGGCTCGACGAAGCCTCCCGCGACCATCTTGGTCACCTGCGCGATGCCTACGAACAGCTCTGGCAGGACGTGATTGGCGACGCCCTGGAGGCCGGCCTGATCCGCGGTGATAAATTTCTGGTCTCGCGTTTCGTGCTCGGCGCCCTGAACTGGACGGTGCGCTGGTACGACCCCGCCGGTGCCTACTCCCCCGATGCGCTGGCAAGCGAGCTGATCGACATGCTCGGCGCGCCGGCGGCGACGCCCGCCTGA
- a CDS encoding AMP-binding protein: MTTPRQPYQPPSTAFSFDETPFSFDESVARLDDHRDGHLNAYEACCGRQLRAGRGDVTALVHESVDGQVSRLSYAELDAQSARLAGWFQERGLGVGDRIASMLPRTPALLITVLATWRIGAVYQPLFTAFGPDAVDYRLSRADTQLVITDHANRAKFDGLTRCPAVMCIEGADAQHPEDLDWQTAIGHEPMTATPPRLSRDAPFLQMFTSGTVGKPKGVAVPLAALPAFASYMELAVGLRDDDRFWNMADPGWAYGLYYAITGPLLLGGTTHFCEAGFTAEGALAFMQRHGITNFAAAPTAYRLMKASGLFDDAHRDLSLRAASSAGEPLNTEVVNWVEKALGCAVMDHYGQTETGMTCCNHHGLEHPKHVGAMGVPMPGYRLVILDAENHEQPAGEPGVLAVDIANSPAHFFAGYTWQEKRPFVDGYYLTGDVVVQAEDGTFQFAGRDDDIITTAGYRVGPTDVENTVMTHPAVAESAAVGQPDEIRGEIITSYIVLREGFEASEQLADEIRQRVRERLSTHAFPRVITFIEELPKTPSGKIQRFKLRAQAADDARAS, encoded by the coding sequence ATGACAACACCGCGCCAGCCCTATCAGCCCCCCAGTACGGCCTTTTCGTTCGATGAGACGCCCTTTTCGTTTGATGAAAGCGTGGCCCGTCTCGATGACCATCGTGACGGCCATCTCAATGCCTATGAGGCCTGCTGCGGGCGCCAGCTGCGTGCCGGTCGCGGCGACGTTACGGCACTGGTGCACGAGTCCGTCGATGGTCAGGTATCGCGCTTGAGCTATGCCGAGCTCGATGCCCAGAGCGCTCGGCTGGCCGGCTGGTTTCAAGAACGGGGACTGGGCGTCGGTGATCGCATCGCCAGCATGCTGCCGCGCACCCCGGCGCTGTTGATCACCGTGCTGGCCACCTGGCGCATCGGCGCCGTGTATCAGCCGCTGTTCACCGCCTTCGGGCCGGATGCCGTCGACTACCGCCTGTCGCGGGCCGACACGCAGTTGGTGATCACCGATCATGCCAATCGCGCCAAGTTCGATGGCCTGACCCGGTGTCCGGCGGTGATGTGCATAGAAGGCGCCGATGCCCAGCACCCAGAGGATCTCGACTGGCAGACGGCTATCGGCCATGAACCGATGACCGCCACGCCGCCGCGCCTGAGCCGCGATGCGCCCTTCTTGCAGATGTTTACGTCTGGGACCGTCGGCAAGCCTAAGGGTGTGGCGGTGCCGCTGGCCGCGCTACCGGCCTTTGCCAGCTACATGGAGCTGGCCGTCGGGCTGCGCGACGATGATCGCTTCTGGAACATGGCCGATCCGGGCTGGGCCTATGGCCTGTATTACGCCATCACCGGCCCGCTGCTGCTGGGCGGTACCACCCATTTCTGCGAGGCCGGCTTCACGGCCGAGGGCGCGCTTGCCTTCATGCAGCGACATGGCATTACCAACTTCGCCGCCGCGCCGACCGCCTACCGGCTGATGAAGGCGTCGGGACTGTTCGATGATGCCCACCGTGACCTGTCTCTGCGGGCAGCGAGCTCCGCTGGCGAGCCGCTGAACACCGAAGTAGTGAACTGGGTTGAAAAAGCGCTGGGCTGTGCGGTGATGGACCACTATGGCCAGACTGAGACCGGCATGACCTGCTGCAACCATCACGGCCTCGAACACCCGAAGCATGTCGGCGCCATGGGTGTGCCGATGCCGGGTTATCGTCTGGTGATACTCGATGCCGAAAATCACGAACAGCCGGCGGGCGAGCCCGGCGTGCTGGCAGTGGATATCGCCAACTCTCCAGCACACTTCTTCGCGGGTTACACCTGGCAGGAAAAGCGGCCGTTCGTCGACGGCTATTACCTGACCGGCGATGTGGTGGTGCAGGCCGAGGACGGCACCTTCCAGTTTGCCGGCCGCGACGATGACATCATTACCACGGCCGGCTACCGGGTCGGTCCCACTGATGTCGAAAATACCGTCATGACCCACCCGGCGGTTGCCGAAAGTGCCGCCGTCGGCCAGCCCGACGAGATCCGTGGCGAAATCATCACGTCCTACATCGTGCTGCGCGAAGGCTTCGAGGCCAGCGAGCAGTTGGCCGACGAGATTCGTCAGCGGGTGCGCGAGCGCCTGTCGACTCACGCCTTCCCGAGGGTCATCACCTTCATCGAAGAGCTGCCGAAGACGCCCAGCGGCAAGATCCAGCGCTTCAAGCTGCGTGCCCAGGCAGCCGACGACGCCCGCGCGTCATAA
- a CDS encoding SDR family NAD(P)-dependent oxidoreductase, producing the protein MQVTGKTFLITGAASGLGAATAERLVAGGARVVLCDLNDAIDELAAGLGEAATACRGDVTKEADIQAAVDLALNTGGLHGVVHCAGVVSVAKLLDREGNPADLAGFTRTVEINLIGTFNVLRLAAAAMADNAAGEDGERGVVITTASVAAFDGQVGQAAYSASKAGVAGMTLPLARELSRHGIRVMSIAPGVFETPMMSGIPEDAVAALSAAVPFPKRLGKPAEFASLAEQIITNVMLNGEVIRLDGGIRMQ; encoded by the coding sequence ATGCAAGTCACTGGAAAAACCTTCCTGATCACCGGCGCCGCCTCCGGGCTCGGTGCTGCCACCGCCGAACGCCTGGTCGCCGGCGGCGCCCGAGTGGTGCTCTGCGACCTGAACGACGCGATAGACGAACTGGCCGCCGGGCTCGGCGAGGCCGCCACGGCCTGTCGCGGCGATGTGACAAAGGAAGCGGATATCCAGGCCGCCGTCGACCTTGCCCTGAATACGGGTGGCCTACACGGGGTGGTGCACTGTGCAGGCGTGGTCAGCGTGGCCAAACTGCTCGATCGAGAGGGCAACCCCGCCGACCTCGCAGGCTTTACGCGCACCGTCGAGATCAACCTGATCGGCACCTTCAACGTCCTGCGGCTGGCCGCTGCCGCCATGGCCGATAACGCCGCGGGTGAAGATGGCGAGCGGGGGGTGGTCATCACCACCGCCTCGGTGGCGGCCTTCGACGGCCAGGTGGGCCAGGCCGCCTACAGCGCTTCCAAGGCCGGCGTGGCGGGCATGACCCTGCCGCTGGCTCGTGAACTTTCGCGTCACGGCATCCGGGTGATGAGTATCGCCCCCGGGGTCTTTGAGACCCCGATGATGAGCGGCATCCCCGAGGATGCGGTGGCCGCGCTGTCTGCCGCTGTGCCGTTTCCCAAGCGCCTTGGCAAGCCCGCGGAGTTCGCGAGCCTCGCCGAGCAGATCATCACTAACGTGATGCTTAACGGCGAGGTGATTCGACTAGACGGGGGGATTCGCATGCAGTGA
- a CDS encoding acyl-CoA dehydrogenase C-terminal domain-containing protein: protein MPDYQAPLRDLRFVMDELLDFPGHYARLPGGEDATPDVVGAILEEGARFSREVLLPLNQSGDREGCLLEGGEVKAPKGFKEAYRQYVEGGWPSLAAEPEFGGQGLPHSLGMALSEMTCATNLAWGMYPGLSHGAADALRHHGSDEQKATYLTKLVEGVWTGTMCLTEPHCGTDLGLIKTRAVPADDGGYDISGTKIFISAGEHDLAENIVHLVLAKLPDAPEGSKGISLFVVPKYLPEDMPDENGNPGARNGVSCGSLEHKMGIHGNATCVMSFDGARGYLVGRPHKGLSCMFTMMNVARIGVGIQGLGLMEASFQNSLGYARDRLQMRALSGAKAPAKPADPIIVHPDVRRMLLTQKAFAEGGRMLVMYTAQLVDLVEHGQDPAERERAETLLGLLTPIVKAFLTEVGFEATNEGVQVFGGHGFIKEWGMEQLVRDARITRLYEGTTGIQALDLLGRKVLMSQGETLKVFTKEIHQFCKAEADNPFLKEFVAPLAKLNAEWGELTMGVGMKAMNDREEVGAASVDYLMYSGYVTLAYLFARAAKQAQQAIGGEEDAFYRAKLDTARFFYQRLLPRTRAHAEIIKAGGASLMAISAEDFGLGFEI, encoded by the coding sequence ATGCCCGACTACCAGGCCCCCCTGCGCGACTTGCGCTTCGTGATGGACGAGCTGCTGGACTTCCCCGGCCACTACGCGCGGCTGCCGGGCGGCGAAGACGCCACGCCGGATGTCGTCGGCGCGATTCTCGAAGAGGGCGCGCGCTTCTCCCGCGAGGTGCTGCTGCCGCTCAACCAGAGCGGCGATCGCGAGGGCTGCCTGCTGGAAGGCGGCGAGGTCAAGGCGCCCAAGGGCTTCAAAGAGGCCTACCGCCAGTACGTCGAGGGGGGCTGGCCGAGCCTTGCCGCCGAGCCGGAATTCGGCGGTCAGGGCCTGCCGCATTCGCTGGGCATGGCGCTCTCCGAGATGACCTGCGCCACCAACCTGGCCTGGGGCATGTACCCGGGGCTCTCCCATGGCGCCGCCGATGCCTTGCGCCACCACGGCAGTGACGAGCAGAAGGCCACCTACCTGACCAAGCTGGTCGAGGGTGTCTGGACCGGTACCATGTGCCTGACGGAGCCTCACTGTGGCACCGATCTGGGCCTGATCAAGACCCGGGCGGTGCCGGCTGATGACGGCGGCTATGACATCAGCGGCACCAAGATCTTCATCTCGGCGGGCGAGCATGACCTGGCCGAGAATATCGTGCATCTGGTGCTGGCCAAGCTGCCCGACGCCCCGGAAGGCTCAAAGGGCATCTCGCTGTTCGTGGTGCCGAAGTACTTGCCAGAGGACATGCCGGATGAAAACGGCAACCCGGGCGCGCGCAACGGCGTATCCTGCGGATCGCTTGAGCACAAGATGGGCATCCACGGCAACGCTACCTGCGTGATGAGCTTCGATGGCGCCCGAGGTTATCTGGTGGGGCGTCCCCACAAGGGGCTTTCCTGCATGTTCACGATGATGAACGTGGCCCGCATCGGCGTGGGTATTCAGGGTCTTGGCCTAATGGAAGCGAGCTTCCAGAATTCGCTTGGCTATGCCCGCGACCGCTTGCAGATGCGTGCGCTGTCCGGCGCGAAGGCACCGGCCAAACCCGCCGACCCGATCATCGTGCACCCGGATGTGCGGCGCATGCTGCTGACCCAGAAGGCCTTCGCCGAGGGTGGGCGGATGCTGGTGATGTACACCGCGCAGCTGGTTGACCTGGTCGAGCACGGCCAGGACCCGGCGGAGCGAGAGCGGGCCGAGACCCTGCTTGGCCTGCTGACGCCGATCGTCAAGGCGTTCCTCACCGAGGTCGGCTTCGAAGCCACCAACGAGGGCGTGCAGGTGTTCGGCGGCCACGGCTTCATAAAGGAATGGGGCATGGAGCAGCTGGTGCGCGATGCGCGTATCACTCGGCTCTACGAGGGCACCACCGGTATCCAGGCCCTCGATCTGTTGGGTCGCAAGGTGCTGATGAGCCAGGGCGAGACCCTCAAGGTCTTCACCAAGGAAATTCACCAGTTCTGCAAGGCCGAAGCCGATAATCCGTTCCTTAAGGAATTCGTGGCGCCCCTTGCCAAGCTCAACGCCGAATGGGGCGAGCTGACCATGGGCGTGGGCATGAAGGCGATGAATGATCGCGAGGAGGTCGGTGCCGCCAGCGTCGATTACCTGATGTACTCGGGTTACGTGACCCTTGCTTACCTGTTCGCCCGCGCCGCCAAGCAGGCCCAGCAGGCGATTGGCGGCGAGGAGGACGCCTTCTATCGGGCCAAGCTCGATACCGCGCGCTTCTTCTATCAGCGCCTGCTGCCGCGCACCCGTGCCCATGCGGAAATTATCAAGGCCGGCGGCGCCTCGCTGATGGCGATTTCCGCCGAGGACTTCGGCCTCGGTTTCGAGATCTGA
- a CDS encoding cell wall hydrolase, which translates to MYQSVLVLCLVVLMTAKPVMAADSEQLTREQKSTIAQDKAELIEQSIVDGGSESRPDPAVAITRPGIEAVDPLGASPLDDAITCLARAVYWEAKGEGTDDMAAVANVVMNRLADAGFPDTICGVVKQGGEQGYCQFSWWCDGRGDDVQEPQRYAIVKEVARQALNGQLSDHTGGAMFFHQRTILPYWAADFTETASIGDFIFYKP; encoded by the coding sequence ATGTACCAGTCAGTTCTGGTGCTTTGCCTGGTGGTGCTGATGACCGCAAAGCCCGTCATGGCGGCGGATAGCGAGCAGCTAACCCGCGAGCAAAAGTCCACGATCGCTCAGGATAAGGCGGAGCTGATCGAGCAGAGCATCGTCGACGGTGGCAGCGAGTCGCGCCCCGATCCGGCCGTGGCCATCACCCGTCCCGGCATCGAGGCGGTGGACCCGTTGGGGGCTTCGCCCCTGGATGATGCGATCACCTGCCTTGCGCGTGCTGTCTATTGGGAGGCCAAGGGAGAAGGCACCGATGACATGGCCGCCGTTGCCAATGTGGTGATGAACCGACTCGCTGATGCCGGTTTTCCGGACACCATCTGTGGCGTGGTCAAGCAGGGCGGCGAGCAGGGCTACTGTCAGTTTTCGTGGTGGTGCGATGGTCGCGGGGATGATGTCCAGGAGCCGCAGCGCTATGCGATCGTCAAGGAGGTCGCGCGCCAGGCACTCAATGGGCAGCTTTCGGATCACACCGGCGGGGCGATGTTTTTCCATCAACGCACTATCCTTCCCTATTGGGCGGCGGATTTCACCGAAACGGCCAGCATTGGCGATTTCATCTTCTATAAGCCCTGA
- a CDS encoding HTH domain-containing protein codes for MSRKTRLQDIVRVMRRHEGPVSGTTLAETQGISLRTLYQDIAVLKAVGADIEHVPGTGYTLAPGVLLPALMLTDDQLDALALGLVKVEDAAGPLAAPAAQLRDKVSDALPDDQAQRLTGLKLAGNDQGAVGQDAASQISEGPWGSDRGEGAATDELVFYTHPLSRGSIVHWMLEELGVAYRMVVLDYGTSMKAADYLAINPMGKVPAIRHGDVVVTETAAICAYLADAFPQAGLAPPLALRGDYYRWLFFAAGPLETAVSLNGLLGVHPDERQQMQLGCGSLQAVLDTLAGAVAGKRYIAGDAFSAADIYVGAHLSWGLQFGSIPWRPEFEAYCAGLNERPARQRCEAFLQQAMAQGA; via the coding sequence ATGTCCCGTAAGACTCGCTTGCAGGATATTGTCCGTGTAATGCGCCGCCACGAGGGTCCGGTGAGCGGCACGACACTGGCCGAGACGCAGGGCATCTCGCTGCGCACCCTGTATCAGGATATCGCCGTGCTCAAAGCGGTAGGTGCCGACATCGAGCATGTTCCCGGCACCGGCTATACGTTGGCCCCCGGGGTGCTGCTTCCGGCGCTGATGCTGACCGACGATCAGCTCGATGCGTTGGCGCTGGGGCTGGTGAAGGTCGAGGATGCGGCGGGCCCGCTGGCCGCTCCGGCCGCACAGCTGCGTGACAAGGTGTCGGATGCTCTACCCGATGATCAAGCGCAGCGCCTGACAGGCCTCAAACTGGCGGGCAACGATCAAGGCGCCGTCGGACAGGACGCGGCCAGCCAGATCAGCGAGGGGCCCTGGGGCAGTGATCGCGGGGAAGGGGCGGCGACAGACGAGCTGGTCTTCTATACCCATCCCTTGTCGCGGGGAAGCATCGTCCACTGGATGCTGGAGGAGCTTGGCGTAGCCTATCGCATGGTAGTGCTGGATTACGGCACCTCGATGAAAGCCGCGGACTACCTGGCCATCAACCCGATGGGTAAGGTGCCGGCGATTCGCCACGGCGACGTAGTGGTTACCGAGACCGCCGCCATTTGTGCCTACTTGGCCGATGCCTTCCCCCAAGCCGGGCTAGCGCCGCCATTGGCGCTGCGGGGCGACTACTACCGCTGGCTGTTCTTCGCGGCTGGGCCGCTGGAAACCGCCGTCTCGCTCAATGGCCTGCTGGGAGTCCATCCGGACGAGCGTCAGCAGATGCAGCTTGGCTGCGGCAGCCTTCAGGCGGTGCTCGATACCCTGGCAGGCGCTGTTGCGGGCAAGCGCTATATTGCCGGCGACGCCTTCAGTGCCGCGGATATCTATGTGGGGGCTCACCTGAGCTGGGGCCTGCAGTTTGGCTCCATCCCCTGGCGGCCCGAGTTCGAGGCTTACTGTGCTGGCCTTAACGAGCGTCCAGCGCGCCAACGCTGCGAGGCCTTCCTCCAGCAGGCCATGGCTCAGGGGGCCTGA
- a CDS encoding DUF523 domain-containing protein, which yields MEKLLISACLLGQPVRYDGGAKALHDPTLERWRREGRLVAACPEVQAGMSTPRPPAEIQGGTGAAVLDGTAQVIARDGADVSQAFLSGAEQALALCQRHHIRVAILTEASPSCGSSALYDGSFTGQRVPGQGVTAALLERHGVRVFSQFELDQAERALQESLA from the coding sequence ATGGAAAAGCTACTGATCAGTGCCTGCCTGCTCGGCCAGCCGGTGCGCTACGACGGCGGCGCCAAGGCGCTGCATGATCCCACCTTGGAGCGCTGGCGCCGGGAAGGGCGCCTGGTAGCCGCCTGCCCCGAAGTACAGGCCGGCATGAGCACTCCGCGGCCTCCCGCCGAGATTCAGGGCGGCACAGGCGCCGCGGTGCTGGACGGCACCGCCCAGGTGATCGCCCGGGACGGCGCAGATGTCAGCCAAGCCTTCCTAAGCGGCGCCGAACAGGCCCTGGCGCTGTGTCAGCGGCATCACATCCGCGTCGCCATTCTCACCGAAGCCAGCCCCTCTTGCGGCAGCAGTGCCCTCTACGACGGCAGCTTTACCGGCCAGCGCGTGCCCGGCCAGGGCGTAACCGCCGCATTACTCGAACGCCACGGCGTGCGGGTCTTCAGCCAGTTCGAACTCGATCAAGCGGAGCGAGCGCTACAAGAAAGCCTGGCGTGA
- a CDS encoding P-loop ATPase, Sll1717 family has protein sequence MTSKIEVLQSLELGARVAEDEVESLEKYFVETDQWSQIRSGRIDVVYGPKGSGKSALYTLLNRREDDFFDEGILLSSGENVRGATVFSHVISEPPPSETAFIYLWKLYCLTLIARTLRDYDISNDAARALVSSLEKAKLLPDSGVLSVMFRAVSSYIKRWFSRDAQAIEHAVTIDPSSGAPTVSRKTEFREQSDEKNLAEIPADELLHFANSALEKEGLKMWLLFDRLDVAFADSPDMERNALRALFRAYNDMKGFSSVALKIFVRDDIWKRITKGGFTEASHITKTVNITWSENSLMNLVVSRLVSNEIFSRYLEIDPEEIRKNYSDQKEVFYRIAPEKVDTGRNPYTFGWILSRTVDASGNPVPREVIHLLDTAKTIQIQKLERGEDDPEGDILMDRAAFKDSLPQVSKTRFEQTLLAEYADVASYVTKLEGERAEQTSTSLAQVWGVTEEQAGEMARRLAEIGFFEVRGDKEAPSYWVPFIYRPALNLVQGKAN, from the coding sequence GTGACATCAAAGATTGAAGTTCTTCAGTCTCTCGAACTTGGGGCACGGGTCGCCGAGGACGAAGTCGAGAGCCTAGAGAAGTATTTTGTTGAAACTGATCAGTGGAGTCAGATTCGCTCGGGAAGAATAGATGTTGTATATGGTCCGAAGGGATCAGGAAAGAGTGCGCTCTACACTCTCTTGAATAGGCGAGAAGATGATTTTTTTGATGAGGGAATTCTGCTTTCTTCAGGGGAAAATGTACGAGGGGCCACAGTTTTCAGCCATGTCATTTCGGAGCCGCCCCCTAGTGAAACTGCCTTCATCTATTTGTGGAAGCTTTATTGCCTAACCTTAATTGCGAGAACTCTTCGAGACTATGACATAAGTAATGATGCGGCACGTGCGTTAGTAAGCTCCCTTGAAAAGGCCAAGCTGCTTCCAGATTCTGGCGTTTTATCTGTGATGTTTAGAGCCGTATCAAGTTACATAAAACGTTGGTTCAGCAGGGATGCCCAGGCAATAGAACATGCTGTTACTATAGACCCATCAAGCGGAGCTCCTACCGTGTCAAGAAAAACGGAGTTTCGAGAACAATCTGATGAAAAGAATCTTGCTGAAATACCTGCCGATGAGTTATTGCACTTCGCCAACTCGGCCTTGGAGAAAGAAGGCCTGAAAATGTGGCTGTTATTTGATCGACTTGATGTGGCTTTTGCAGACTCTCCAGATATGGAGAGAAATGCGCTGCGGGCATTATTTAGAGCGTACAATGATATGAAAGGGTTCTCTAGTGTCGCTTTGAAAATATTTGTTAGAGATGATATATGGAAAAGGATTACAAAGGGAGGCTTCACTGAGGCGAGCCATATTACAAAAACAGTAAATATAACATGGTCAGAGAATTCATTGATGAACCTGGTGGTTTCTCGGCTAGTTTCAAATGAAATTTTTTCACGTTATTTGGAAATTGATCCAGAGGAGATCAGAAAGAATTACTCTGATCAAAAAGAAGTGTTTTATCGAATAGCGCCGGAAAAAGTAGATACTGGTAGAAACCCCTACACTTTTGGGTGGATATTATCTCGAACTGTTGATGCGAGTGGAAATCCCGTTCCGAGAGAAGTGATTCACCTTTTAGATACGGCAAAAACTATCCAAATTCAGAAGCTAGAGAGAGGTGAGGACGATCCTGAAGGGGATATTCTGATGGATCGGGCTGCCTTCAAAGACTCACTTCCTCAGGTTTCGAAAACTCGCTTTGAACAAACGCTTCTCGCAGAGTATGCGGACGTTGCAAGTTATGTAACTAAGTTGGAAGGGGAGCGAGCGGAACAAACGAGCACTTCCTTGGCTCAGGTTTGGGGGGTGACTGAGGAGCAAGCTGGAGAGATGGCGCGGCGTCTTGCTGAAATTGGCTTTTTTGAAGTTCGTGGTGATAAAGAAGCACCTTCATATTGGGTGCCTTTTATTTATAGACCGGCATTAAATCTTGTCCAAGGGAAAGCTAATTAG